Part of the Desulfobacterales bacterium genome is shown below.
GGCTGACCTCTATGATCTGGTTCAGGTAAATATGATGGTTTCCCTGAAACAGGTTTGAATCCTTGCGAAATGAGTTCAGTTTTTCTCTGATCAGATTTAAAGCCGCATTGACGGTTTCAGCTTCAGCAAGATAATTGAAGTGTCCGTATTCCGGGGCATCGTCTGATGACTGGAATGAAAAATTTGCCAGATAGAGCATTATCGCGGTTCCTTTCTGGGTCTGTGTAAGTAATGTATTTCCGGATGGGCAATATTTAGGTATCCGGCAAATAAAATCAAGACTTAATTTCAGAACCCCCGGTTTTGAGTAAAAACTATTTTGCTTCCGGGTGGATCATGGACAGTAACAGGTCTGTCATGCCTTCGGATGAACCGATATGGGGACGAAGATGAAAGGTGATATCCGGATATTGAATCTGTTTGTTGTGAATCAGCTCGGGAATGTCCCGTGAGACATGGCGGCCGGCGGATAAAAAATACGGCAGGATCAGGATGCTGCGGGCGCCTGCCTGAATGCATGCATCAATTCCTTCCGGGATCGACGGACGGGCCTGTTCCAGAAACGCGCAGCACAGGATGATTGTTTTTCTGTCTAACCGGTTGCGTAACGTATAGGTCAGCTGTTGCACTTCTTCGTTGGATTCGCTGCGCCGGCTCCCGTGAGCGATCAATAATATCCCTTTCATTGTAATTCCTTCTGTTTTACCGCTGCCCGCTGATCCATACCCCCTTAAGCGCGGGAAAGAAATTTTCCGGTTTCAGTATTCACTTTTACCATCAGACCGGCTTCCACGTATTCAGGCACCTGGATTTCAATCCCGTTGGACAGGGTTGCCGGTTTTGTCCTGGCGTTGGCGGTAGCGCCCTTGATTGCCGGTCCCGTATCAATAATTTCCAGTTCGACCGTCTGCGGAAGTTCTATGGACAGGATATACCCCTCAATCAGCAGTGCCGTAATACCTTCCATACCGTCGGTAAGCCATGGCATCTGATCCTCTATATCATCGGCCGATACGCTGTGCTGGTTGTAATCTTCCATATCCATAAAGGTTAACATATCGCCGTCACGGTATAAATACTGCACCGGGCGACGATCCACTTCAACATTGGCCAGAAACTGATCGCCTTTGAAGGACTGATCTATCTTGCGACCGGTTTGAATATTGGTAAACCTGACTTTATAAAGCGTGGGGGCGCCACGTGAGGATGGTGACTGGACTTCAACCTGTTTGACAATACAGACCTGATCGTCAATCGAGACGATCATGCCTTTTTTAAATTCACTTGCCTTTGGCATTCAACGTTTCTCCTTGATTATTTTTTTTCTTCAATTCTGCAAACGAGCTTCTCCCGCCCGCACGATTCCGGTCCGTGTCAATACAGGTCCAATTACCTCAAACAGCACGGTGGATGCAACAACAATCGGAAGGATCAGATCCGTCAGTTCCGGCCGGCGCTGTATGGCGATCAGCGCCATGCCCAGAGCAACGCCTGCCTGGGGCATCAGTGCCATGCCCATCCATCGGGTAATGACGGAAGGTGCCCCGCTGATGCGGCCGCCAACCCAGCTTCCGATCAATCGCCCGATAATTCGGAAAACGATGTAGGCAGACCCGATCAGCCCTGCCCGATAAAGTGAGTTCAGATGAAGCGAAGCGCCGGCCAGCATAAAAAATAAAATCATAAATGGCCACTCAATCCCCTGAATGGCATGAAAGGGTCTGGTATGGTGCCGGGCCAGATTGGCGACCACGGTCCCCATCATCATGGATGCCAGGAGAAAAGATACCTCCAGCCACTGAGCGATGCCGCCGCAGAGGAAAACAAGCCCCAGTGCTTCAATCAGCGTCGGCTCTCCGGGTTTTATCCGGCCGGTGAGATACGCCATGGGAATGCCCAGCATGATTCCGACCATCAGGGCACCACCGATTTCCCATAATCCAGTCAATATAAGTGTAACCCCATGATGTTGCCCGATGAGGGTCTGGCTGATCGTTAGCATCAGACTGAAGGCAATCAGACCCCAGGCATCGTCGATGGCAACAATTCCCATCAGGGTTCTGGAAAATATTCCGTCGGATTTGATTTCATTTACCACATCCGAGGTCGCCACCGGATCGGTTGCCGTTGCAATGCCGGCCAGAAGGAGTGCTATATTTGCCGGAACGCCGATTAACATTAACCCGGATAAAACCGCCAGGACGGTTGCAATTACCTCGGTAATGGACAGCCAGAGAACCAGATGCCCATGGTGCTTGACAGCCGGCAGCGAAAATTTCTCCCCCAGGAGGAACCCGACCATGACCAGCGCCATGTTGGACACAATGTGACACCAGGGATTTTCCTGCGGGGTCAGAAAATGTAATCCCGAAGGCCCGATCAAAATCCCCAGTATCAGCAGAAGCGTCACTCTCGGCAGCCGGGTGCGCCGTCCGATGGCATCAGTCAGTAGTCCGAGGAGGAACAGGACGCCAAGGGTTATGAACGTTTTTGAAGGATGGCCCATATTCATCTCGATAATCAGATATCAGTAAATTATTTCCTGATAGCAGATAACCCATAGCCGGTAACTATACTACCCGAACCCCTGTGTAGCGTTCCTGCAGCATCTTGCTCAGACCGTTCCGGTCTGCTTTCAAGGCTTCGGGCAGATAGTTGAGAATATCCTGTGCCGTGATGCCGTCTTCGCCCCTATCGCCTGCGGCCATATCGCCTGCAAGGCCGTGAATGAAAACGCCTTTTCGGACCGCCTCTTCGATCGTAAGACCCAGACCGGACATGGCGGCGATGGTGCCGGTCAGGACATCGCCGGAACCTGCGGTCGCCATCCCCGGATTTCCACTCATGTTGATAAATATCTGTCCATCCGGAAGCCCGATCAGGGAGTGGGCCCCTTTCAGGACGATACTCGCGTTCAGGTCCGTTGCCGCGCGTTTCAGGATGTCGATTTTGCCGGTGTTGATTTCGGCCGTGCTGATATGGGTAATTCGTGACATTTCGCCCATGTGAGGGGTCAGTATCGTTGGCGATTTTCGCCGGCGGATGATTTCCGCATGATCGCATATGGCGCTGATCCCATCCCCGTCGATCAGCATGGGTTTGTGGATTTCTTCGGCCAGCTCTCTGATCAGCTGTCCGGTTTCCGGATTCAGCGACAGGCCCGGGCCGATAACGATCATGTCCATTTTATCGGCCAGTTCAAGCAGATCCGGTTTGTTTTTCAGTGAGATGCTTCCGGAAGGAGTTTCATGCTGGGGGATGAAAACGATCTCACTTCCCTTGCCGGCGATAAACGGGGTGATGGATTTCGGGCAGGCAAGTCTGGAATAGCCGCCACCGGCTTTCAGGAAGGATTCGGCGGCAAAATAGGGGGCGCCGAAATAACTGGCGGCGCCGGCTATAAAAAGGGTCTGACCGAATGTGCCTTTATGCCCGTTTTTATCTCTTTTCGGAAGCGGCAGGCGGTTGTTGATCTGTATGTTGAAACCATCGCCCATATACATGGCGGGCGGAAAGGAAATATGGGTGACATAGAGTTTGCCGCACAGGTCGTATCCGGGATAGAGAATGTTGCCGATTTTGGGAAGACCGAAGGTGATGGTATAATCGGCCTTTACTGCGTTGCCCATGATTTGTCCGGTATCGCCGTTGACACCGGAAGGAATATCCAGACTGAAAACGGTTTTACCGCTGGCGTTGATCAGGTCGATGGCATCGGCATAGATGCCCCCGACGTCACGGGCAAGACCGGTGCCGAAAATCGCGTCCACGATGGCGTCGCTGTGAAGTACGTCCATCCTTACGGATTCGATCGAGTCAACCTGCTTGACGGCAACGGGCAGCCGGGAGACGATATCCATATTCAACCCGGCAGTCGCTTTGAATCTGGCCGGATCGCCCAGAATGTATACTTTTACGATACCGCCATTTGAGTGGATCTTTCGGGCGACAACAAATCCGTCTCCTCCATTGTTGCCGATACCGCAGAAAACGATAAATGTTTTATTTCTGATTCCAAATTCTGTCAGCATCACGGTACAGGATGCCAATCCCGCGTTTTCCATCAGCAGTTCATCTTTTATGCCGAATATCTCAATGGCGTTTCTGTCCAGATTTCTCATTTGTTTAACTGTACTGATTTTCATGTTATCCCTCTTTGATTTCTCTTTAGTTTTGTTGATTATTTTTCGGTAAATTGTCTGGCCTTGCCCTTATAACTGATGGCATATGATCTGGACGGGGTGATGGTTGAGCCGGACGCACACCCCCAGATAAAAGATGTACTGAGACAAAGGAGGGACAGCTTTTTCAGAATGTTCATGATCAGGAAGGACCTCCTTCATAATTAAGGTTATCTTTTGGTATAAAAGCACACCTGTTATGAAAAATCAAAGTAAGGCATAACTTATTGAATTTTTTTCAGGGTAAGATTGAGATGCGCAAAGGAATGTATAGCAGAAC
Proteins encoded:
- a CDS encoding CbiX/SirB N-terminal domain-containing protein is translated as MKGILLIAHGSRRSESNEEVQQLTYTLRNRLDRKTIILCCAFLEQARPSIPEGIDACIQAGARSILILPYFLSAGRHVSRDIPELIHNKQIQYPDITFHLRPHIGSSEGMTDLLLSMIHPEAK
- the yeiP gene encoding elongation factor P-like protein YeiP — its product is MPKASEFKKGMIVSIDDQVCIVKQVEVQSPSSRGAPTLYKVRFTNIQTGRKIDQSFKGDQFLANVEVDRRPVQYLYRDGDMLTFMDMEDYNQHSVSADDIEDQMPWLTDGMEGITALLIEGYILSIELPQTVELEIIDTGPAIKGATANARTKPATLSNGIEIQVPEYVEAGLMVKVNTETGKFLSRA
- a CDS encoding cation:proton antiporter, whose product is MGHPSKTFITLGVLFLLGLLTDAIGRRTRLPRVTLLLILGILIGPSGLHFLTPQENPWCHIVSNMALVMVGFLLGEKFSLPAVKHHGHLVLWLSITEVIATVLAVLSGLMLIGVPANIALLLAGIATATDPVATSDVVNEIKSDGIFSRTLMGIVAIDDAWGLIAFSLMLTISQTLIGQHHGVTLILTGLWEIGGALMVGIMLGIPMAYLTGRIKPGEPTLIEALGLVFLCGGIAQWLEVSFLLASMMMGTVVANLARHHTRPFHAIQGIEWPFMILFFMLAGASLHLNSLYRAGLIGSAYIVFRIIGRLIGSWVGGRISGAPSVITRWMGMALMPQAGVALGMALIAIQRRPELTDLILPIVVASTVLFEVIGPVLTRTGIVRAGEARLQN
- a CDS encoding NAD(P)H-hydrate dehydratase; amino-acid sequence: MKISTVKQMRNLDRNAIEIFGIKDELLMENAGLASCTVMLTEFGIRNKTFIVFCGIGNNGGDGFVVARKIHSNGGIVKVYILGDPARFKATAGLNMDIVSRLPVAVKQVDSIESVRMDVLHSDAIVDAIFGTGLARDVGGIYADAIDLINASGKTVFSLDIPSGVNGDTGQIMGNAVKADYTITFGLPKIGNILYPGYDLCGKLYVTHISFPPAMYMGDGFNIQINNRLPLPKRDKNGHKGTFGQTLFIAGAASYFGAPYFAAESFLKAGGGYSRLACPKSITPFIAGKGSEIVFIPQHETPSGSISLKNKPDLLELADKMDMIVIGPGLSLNPETGQLIRELAEEIHKPMLIDGDGISAICDHAEIIRRRKSPTILTPHMGEMSRITHISTAEINTGKIDILKRAATDLNASIVLKGAHSLIGLPDGQIFINMSGNPGMATAGSGDVLTGTIAAMSGLGLTIEEAVRKGVFIHGLAGDMAAGDRGEDGITAQDILNYLPEALKADRNGLSKMLQERYTGVRVV